From Triticum urartu cultivar G1812 chromosome 2, Tu2.1, whole genome shotgun sequence, a single genomic window includes:
- the LOC125534378 gene encoding epoxide hydrolase B-like codes for MAQEHTQLSVRGLNLHIAQVGKDELGTVVFLHGFPEIWYSWRHQMQAVAAAGYRAIAPDCRGYGLSDQPPEHEEPSWEDLVADVLAILDALSIPKVFLVGKDFGAMPAYDFALRHPGRTRGVACLGIPFSPVPFDFAGTMPEGFYPLRWRQPGRAEADFGRYDIRRVVRTIYVLFSGREVPVAEQGQETMDLADGSAPLPEWFTEEDLDVYAALYENSGFGYPIKMPYGSLDKMATQLEARFEVPVLMVMGEKDYVMKLPGFEAAVRGGMMAGFAPDLKVAFVPEGSHFVQEQFPAQVNELLLGFLKDHP; via the exons ATGGCGCAAGAGCACACCCAGCTCTCTGTCCGCGGCCTCAACCTGCACATTGCTCAAGTAGGAAAAG ATGAGCTTGGGACGGTGGTGTTCCTGCACGGCTTCCCGGAGATATGGTACTCGTGGCGCCACCAGATGCAGGCCGTGGCCGCCGCAGGGTACCGCGCCATCGCGCCGGACTGCCGCGGGTACGGCCTGTCGGACCAGCCGCCGGAGCACGAGGAGCCCTCCTGGGaggacctcgtcgccgacgtgcTCGCCATCCTCGACGCCCTCTCCATCCCCAAG GTGTTCCTGGTGGGCAAGGACTTCGGCGCCATGCCGGCGTACGACTTCGCGCTGCGGCACCCGGGACGCACCCGGGGCGTGGCGTGCCTGGGCATCCCCTTCAGCCCCGTGCCCTTCGACTTCGCCGGCACCATGCCGGAGGGCTTCTACCCGCTGCGGTGGCGCCAGCCGGGGCGGGCGGAGGCGGACTTCGGGCGGTACGACATCCGGCGCGTGGTGCGCACCATCTACGTGCTCTTCTCCGGCCGCGAGGTCCCGGTCGCCGAGCAAGGCCAGGAGACCATGGACCTAGCCGACGGCTCCGCGCCCCTGCCGGAGTGGTTCACCGAGGAGGACCTCGACGTGTACGCCGCGCTCTACGAGAACTCCGGCTTCGGGTACCCGATCAAAATGCCGTACGGGTCGCTGGACAAGATGGCCACCCAGCTGGAGGCCAGGTTCGAGGTGCCGGTGCTGATGGTGATGGGGGAGAAGGACTACGTCATGAAGCTGCCGGGGTTCGAGGCCGCCGTGAGGGGCGGCATGATGGCCGGCTTCGCGCCTGACCTCAAGGTCGCCTTCGTCCCGGAGGGCAGCCATTTCGTGCAGGAGCAGTTCCCGGCGCAGGTCAACGAGCTCCTCCTCGGCTTCCTCAAGGATCACCCGTGA
- the LOC125540150 gene encoding uncharacterized protein LOC125540150, with the protein MLRRCVRDLYPLRSLRRIPRPISSEVQSPTFGQLRRNSTKASQQGSAQKSVPGPKEEPSKSGSKVPKLLLGTLLVGAAGMAAYQAGYIDLQFMDEKLPSTIREQNLTKMYENLKSPFEQKVDQKQTMLDPKNDIVQDTPKGLPAEGIPTAGEQPTPAEEKETETVTQGTLPVQDEHGADTKLPSQDTLSVDIKPNVVNKAAGEVPLGQADKISSTVSPVESSPTTAEVQKDPLGADVGEHKSLAETYLLQEEHDIPKDVSAKETKSDGIVGGVKASDDGKIMLDIIDAIHAAEKKQADTDAYTYSEEKRKLKERYEKELKDTRARELMYAEEAAILDKELKKEKMKAAAAVKELQEKTEQKLMDELQRKDEEASQQVEKVQELAKAELAAALAKEKASQIEQIAEADLNIDALCMAFYARSEEARQSHSVHKLALGTLALEEALSSGSPIRTEVDQLRKSLEGIDKDSLLELALSSLPEDVLKYGSDTRMELKQKFNSLKATVRHFGLIPSGGGGILTHAVAHVASNIKVEEDPSGDGLESLISRVEDLIVGGDLTAAADALTGGLQGTAAEEAAAEWAKQARKRAIAEQTLTLLHSYASSITFS; encoded by the exons ATGTTGCGCCG GTGCGTGCGGGATCTGTACCCACTGCGGTCCCTCAGGAGGATCCCCAGGCCGATCTCCAGCGAG GTCCAAAGTCCAACATTCGGTCAACTCAGAAGAAACTCAACAAAAGCATCCCAACAAGGTTCAGCACAGAAATCTGTCCCTGGACCTAAAGAAGAACCTTCTAAGTCTGGAAGCAAGGTTCCAAAGCTTCTGCTTGGAACTCTGCTTGTTGGTGCTGCTGGTATGGCCGCTTATCAAGCTGGCTACATAGACCTTCAGTTTATGGATGAAAAATTGCCTTCGACCATCAGGGAACAAAATCTCACAAAGATGTATGAAAATCTGAAGTCCCCTTTTGAACAAAAGGTTGATCAGAAACAAACCATGTTGGATCCAAAGAATGACATTGTTCAGGATACACCCAAGGGCCTTCCAGCTGAAGGGATTCCAACTGCCGGTGAGCAGCCTACTCCTGCAGAAGAAAAAGAAACAGAAACCGTAACCCAGGGAACACTGCCAGTTCAAGATGAGCATGGTGCTGATACTAAACTGCCGTCTCAAGATACTCTCTCTGTTGATATAAAGCCAAATGTTGTAAATAAGGCAGCAGGTGAAGTTCCTCTTGGACAAGCTGACAAGATAAGTAGCACAGTTTCTCCAGTAGAATCAAGCCCAACAACGGCTGAAGTACAAAAG GATCCATTAGGTGCTGATGTAGGTGAACATAAATCTCTTGCTGAGACATATTTACTACAGGAGGAGCATGATATTCCTAAAGATGTG AGTGCTAAGGAGACTAAAAGTGATGGCATTGTTGGTGGTGTAAAAGCTTCCGATGATGGGAAAATTATGCTGGATATTATAGATGCTATTCATGCCGCTGAAAAAAAGCAGGCAGATACAGATGCTTACACGTATTCTGAAGAGAAAAGGAAGTTGAAG GAAAGATACGAAAAGGAGCTGAAGGATACGAGGGCCCGGGAGCTCATGTACGCTGAAGAGGCAGCAATTCTGGATAAG GAGCtgaagaaagagaaaatgaaggCTGCTGCTGCAGTTAAAGAACTTCAAGAAAAAACTGAACAAAAGCTGATGGATGAGCTGCAGCGGAAG GATGAGGAAGCAAGTCAACAAGTTGAGAAGGTACAAGAGTTGGCAAAAGCCGAACTGGCCGCAGCTCttgcaaaggagaaagcatcccAGATCGAACAGATTGCTGAAGCAGATCTCAAT ATAGATGCTTTGTGTATGGCATTCTATGCGCGATCTGAAGAAGCTCGGCAGAGTCATTCTGTTCATAAGCTTGCTCTA GGCACTCTTGCTTTGGAAGAAGCTCTATCCAGCGGCTCGCCAATCCGGACAGAGGTCGATCAATTGCGTAAATCTCTTGAAGGTATTGATAAAGATTCACTGTTAGAATTGGCTCTTTCATCGCTTCCAGAAGATGTTCTCAAGTATGGATCAGATACCCGGATGGAGTTAAAACAGAAG TTTAATTCCTTGAAGGCAACAGTCAGACATTTCGGTCTTATACCATCAGGTGGTGGTGGTATACTTACGCATGCTGTCGCTCATGTTGCTTCTAACATCAAG GTCGAAGAGGACCCATCTGGAGATGGTCTTGAGTCTCTCATAAGCAGAGTGGAAGACTTGATTGTAGGAGGAGATTTGACCGCAGCAGCTGACGCCCTGACAGGAGGGTTGCAGGGGACCGCAGCGGAGGAAGCAGCTGCCGAGTGGGCGAAGCAGGCAAGGAAACGCGCGATTGCAGAGCAGACGCTCACCCTGCTTCACTCGTACGCTTCTTCGATCACATTTTCGTGA
- the LOC125540151 gene encoding uncharacterized protein LOC125540151 → MPLAGIVSSSAAAFLLLFVLLAEGQPAEGLMAKNRSEAFLAPTEPEVRYCYHRSITEELGLGAVPTSKTRAIPADTHVPTPPALAPPAAETGLSWRAKAWCCWVLAVATVVVVFVVRPETFLVSPRIDGMFITDDGEGDPPVDGNEHTTMGMDAVPDILKASVDSSETRRERGSSPMPRPQPRDPMLIADSNGDSPVDGRGELFYCPMCMETAPIILKSRFGSCDDHVFCSSCVAKYVAVKQLQDVALPVECPDCEDDPSLNSDGEGNEDSPADGNGKRRFYCAKCMHVVPCACVRPGFSSCAHDLCSSCVSRQLQGRRRQAGKLPRHQPADLLPKPKGNGDLPVDVDGELFDCAICMELVPGTLKFRVNSCAHAFCSSCVAQYIAAKLDDKVARIECPHPGCEEGAVEPESCHGIIPTDLLDKWGLLLCELAVGAKRMYCPYRECSALLLADSEAGAAAIAEAECPHCHRLFCARCAVPWHDGFGCEEFQKLGPDERGREDLLLRRLVGKEGWQRCPECQMFVEKSEGCNYIRCRCGYSFCYRCASELSAQNHYCNKCKR, encoded by the exons ATGCCGTTGGCCGGGATCGTGTCCTCCTCCGCCGCGGCTTTTCTCCTCCTATTCGTCCTCTTGGCCGAGGGGCAGCCGGCGGAAGGCCTCATGGCCAAGAACAGGAGCGAGGCCTTCTTGGCGCCTACAGAGCCAGAGGTGCGCTACTGCTACCATAGGAGCATCACAGAGGAGCTGGGCCTGGGCGCAGTGCCGACGTCAAAGACAAGAGCAATCCCGGCGGACACACACGTGCCTACACCTCCAGCGCTAGCCCCGCCTGCCGCTGAAACGGGCTTGAGCTGGCGAGCCAAGGCATGGTGCTGCTGGGTCCTCGCCGTGGCAACGGTGGTCGTGGTGTTCGTGGTGAG GCCTGAAACGTTCCTAGTATCACCGCGAATCGACGGCATGTTCATCACCGACGACGGCGAGGGAGATCCGCCGGTTGACGGCAACGAACATACCACCATGGGCATGGATGCGGTGCCCGACATCCTCAAAGCCAGCGTCGACTCGAGCGAAACTAGGCGAGAACGTGGCTCGAGCCCGATGCCCCGACCCCAGCCGCGCGACCCCATGTTGATCGCCGATAGCAATGGGGATTCGCCCGTGGACGGCCGCGGTGAGCTCTTCTACTGCCCCATGTGCATGGAGACGGCGCCTATCATCCTCAAATCCCGCTTCGGCTCGTGCGACGACCACGTCTTCTGCTCGAGCTGCGTCGCCAAGTACGTCGCTGTGAAGCAGCTCCAGGACGTCGCTCTTCCCGTCGAATGCCCCGACTGCGAGGACGACCCCTCGTTGAACAGCGATGGCGAGGGCAATGAAGATTCACCGGCGGACGGCAACGGTAAGCGGCGCTTCTACTGCGCCAAGTGCATGCATGTGGTGCCATGCGCATGTGTACGGCCCGGCTTTTCCTCGTGCGCCCATGACTTGTGCTCGAGTTGTGTTTCTCGTCAACTGCAAGGACGCCGCCGCCAAGCCGGAAAGCTTCCGCGACATCAGCCCGCCGACCTCCTCCCCAAGCCCAAGGGCAATGGAGATTTGCCGGTCGACGTTGACGGGGAGCTCTTCGACTGCGCCATCTGCATGGAGCTGGTGCCCGGCACCCTCAAGTTCCGCGTCAACTCGTGCGCCCACGCCTTCTGCTCGAGCTGCGTCGCCCAGTACATCGCCGCCAAGCTTGACGACAAGGTCGCTCGCATCGAATGCCCGCACCCAGGCTGTGAGGAAGGTGCCGTCGAGCCGGAGAGCTGCCACGGCATCATCCCCACGGACCTCCTCGACAAGTGGGGCTTGCTGCTGTGCGAGCTCGCGGTAGGCGCCAAGAGGATGTACTGCCCGTACCGGGAATGCTCGGCGCTCCTGCTCGCCGACAGcgaggccggggcggcggcgaTCGCCGAGGCGGAGTGCCCACACTGCCACCGGCTTTTCTGCGCCCGGTGCGCCGTGCCGTGGCACGACGGCTTCGGGTGCGAGGAGTTCCAGAAGCTCGGGCCGGACGAGCGCGGCCGGGAGGACCTCTTGCTCCGGCGTCTCGTCGGCAAGGAGGGCTGGCAGCGGTGCCCCGAGTGTCAGATGTTCGTGGAGAAATCGGAAGGGTGCAATTACATCAGATGCAG GTGTGGATACAGCTTCTGCTACCGATGCGCATCCGAGTTGTCCGCGCAAAACCATTACTGCAACAAGTGCAAGCGCTAA